CCCTACGCCAAGGGCCACTTCGACACCCAGTACTCCGCGCACGGGATTCTCACGCCGGTCCAGACCTGCGCGCTGCGCACGCAGCGGATGCTCGAGATCGACAAGGTCCCGCCGTCGGCGCTCGAGGCCCTCGCGCTCGCCGGCTACCACCACGCGCAGAACAACCCGGGCGCCGTGGCCTACGGCCAGCCGCTGGACGCCGAGGCCTACCGCGCCTCGCGCCTGATCTCCGAGCCGCTGCGCCTCAACGACTGCTCCCGCGAGAACGACGGCGCCGGCGCGATCCTGCTGGTGTCCGCCGACCGTGCGAAGGACACCCGCGGCAAGCCGGCCTACGTCCTCGGCGGTGTCCAGGGGTTCGTCGCCGGCTGGGGCGAACTGACGGAGAACCACAATCCGTACACCTCCAACGGCCTGCTCCCGCCGATGGTCGAGCGGCTGTGGCGCGAGTCCGGGGTCGGGGTCGACGACGTCGACGTCACCCAGGTCTACGAGAACTTCACCGGGCCCGCGGTGGCCGCGCTCATCGACGTCGGTCTCGTGCCGGCTGGCCCCGCCGCCGGCGAGGTCATGACGCTGGAGAACCTGACGGTGGAGAAGGGTCGCCTGCCGATGAACACCGCCGGCGGCAACCT
This is a stretch of genomic DNA from Sporichthya brevicatena. It encodes these proteins:
- a CDS encoding thiolase C-terminal domain-containing protein: MSIRGAAAVVGVGQTPYYKRNTAPRSTRGLVAEAVLDAARDAGIDPRDIDGFASWGDDPTEGTHLATALGVRELRWSSLAWGGGGGGQVPSILQAVAAIATGMANCVVVYRGMNQAEEGRLPYAKGHFDTQYSAHGILTPVQTCALRTQRMLEIDKVPPSALEALALAGYHHAQNNPGAVAYGQPLDAEAYRASRLISEPLRLNDCSRENDGAGAILLVSADRAKDTRGKPAYVLGGVQGFVAGWGELTENHNPYTSNGLLPPMVERLWRESGVGVDDVDVTQVYENFTGPAVAALIDVGLVPAGPAAGEVMTLENLTVEKGRLPMNTAGGNLADGFVHGIGVVLEAVRQIRGDSPNPVADAKVSLLLGGPMAPQVGAMLFGSADALA